Proteins from a single region of Argopecten irradians isolate NY chromosome 7, Ai_NY, whole genome shotgun sequence:
- the LOC138327534 gene encoding uncharacterized protein MCAP_0864-like, which yields MADSHMCRDEMLQLSGWDTQILNDLIEKRPQSGNTCITSVITVQYALLYTEIQERGMPVTASLEACLRAANPGFDPPKKWSNVTRSVLNNIKKGVKLQDIVFKINEKSENNFNGPACQNIGITKDVILGSHAPCHFTLTNACVHELAIFQQKYGNCWHDLRNWINRLLPVDSKKLTTDKIRYITKKIKDTYQDKMKNRQKFDLEMFKDTLFFKYINSIRPQTNVHVSDEKVKNKKLSSICKKLVNDQRDLHQVNENLNFENAVLRDTIQQERDHVNRLEATLEENNDNIEKLQIIKEKHQTLKRDNVDLKQQLTSLKKENYTKRLNRQKKMLNQKQEKMYGKEIKWKSKVKNLKKKVKNLDKHLEDLRILYKKKNS from the exons ATGGCAGACTCGCACATGTGCCGCGACGAAATGTTACAGCTGTCCGGCTGGGACACTCAAATACTGAACGATTTGATAGAAAAACGACCTCAATCTG GTAACACATGTATTACATCAGTCATAACTGTGCAGTATGCGCTTTTGTACACAGAAATACAAGAGAGGGGAATGCCAGTTACTGCTTCCTTGGAAGCTTGTCTTCGTGCAGCAAACCCAGGGTTTGACCCTCCTAAGAAATGGTCCAACGTAACAAGATCCGTTcttaataacattaaaaaagGTGTCAAACTTCAGGATATTgtgttcaaaataaatgaaaagagtgaaaataattttaatggaCCGGCATGCCAGAATATTGGCATAACCAAAGATGTCATTTTAGGAAGTCATGCGCCATGTCACTTCACATTAACAAATGCATGTGTCCACGAATTGgcaatttttcaacaaaaatatggAAATTGTTGGCATGACCTTAGAAACTGGATAAACAGATTACTGCCTGTCGACTCAAAAAAATTAACAACAGACAAAATACGTTACATCACAAAGAAAATCAAGGACACATATcaagataaaatgaaaaatagacaAAAATTTGACTTAGAAATGTTTAAAGACACATTATTCTTTAAATACATCAATTCTATTCGACCTCAAACCAACGTCCACGTAAGTgatgaaaaagtgaaaaataaaaaactgtCTTCTATTTGCAAAAAACTTGTAAATGATCAGAGGGATTTACACCaagtaaatgaaaatttaaattttgaaaatgctGTCCTTAGAGATACTATTCAACAGGAAAGAGATCATGTCAATAGATTAGAGGCAACCCTGGAGGAAAACaatgataatattgaaaaattacaaataattaaagaaaaacatcaaacattgaaAAGAGACAATGTGGATCTAAAACAGCAACTGACAAGTCtcaaaaaagaaaattacaCAAAGAGATTGAATCGgcagaaaaaaatgttgaatcaaaaacaggagaaaaTGTACGGAAAAGAAATAAAGTGGAAAAGTAAAgtgaaaaatttgaaaaagaaagtAAAGAACCTGGATAAACATCTTGAAGACTTGAGAATtctttataagaaaaaaaactcaTAA